One window of the Burkholderia ubonensis subsp. mesacidophila genome contains the following:
- a CDS encoding CHRD domain-containing protein, which yields MPTSMSRRASVVLAGLACAGSMTLAQAAPMSFSVPLAGSQEVPPVQTQGTGKADLTYDPDTRVVTWTVAFNGLSSAATMAHFHGPAPVGKNASPLIWLSKKGAMSAESPLTGEVTLSPSDAQAFLAGNLYVNVHTKDYPAGEIRGQVVPPK from the coding sequence ATGCCTACTTCAATGTCGCGACGGGCCTCCGTGGTACTCGCCGGGCTTGCGTGCGCGGGATCGATGACGCTCGCGCAGGCGGCGCCGATGTCGTTTTCCGTGCCGCTTGCCGGCTCGCAGGAAGTCCCGCCCGTCCAGACCCAGGGCACGGGCAAGGCCGACCTGACCTACGATCCGGACACCCGGGTCGTCACGTGGACGGTCGCCTTCAACGGCCTGTCGAGCGCCGCCACGATGGCGCACTTCCACGGCCCGGCTCCGGTCGGCAAGAATGCGTCGCCCCTGATCTGGCTGTCGAAGAAGGGCGCGATGTCGGCCGAGAGCCCGCTCACCGGCGAGGTGACGCTGTCGCCGTCCGACGCCCAGGCGTTCCTGGCCGGCAACCTGTACGTCAACGTGCATACCAAGGATTACCCGGCCGGTGAAATCCGCGGTCAGGTGGTGCCGCCGAAGTGA